One genomic segment of Desulforamulus reducens MI-1 includes these proteins:
- a CDS encoding ANTAR domain-containing response regulator translates to MFSRRVLLADPDPDFRKKLKDILQQNDYLVVAETEDGRSTLQAAFQNQPDIILMEGELPGSKGLEIARIIEEHHLAAVVLVTSFSHRELLEEAKVSSVLGFIIKPVDDINLIVTLEMALATFKRMVRMEEENKKLKKKLEEKRLVEQAKRLLIEKKGFNEQTAHRYMQKVSMDRCCSLAKVAQLVISSLNR, encoded by the coding sequence ATGTTTAGCAGGCGTGTACTGCTGGCAGATCCCGACCCGGATTTTCGAAAAAAGCTTAAAGATATACTCCAGCAGAATGATTACCTGGTTGTTGCAGAGACCGAGGACGGCAGGAGTACGTTGCAAGCAGCCTTTCAAAACCAACCGGATATTATACTTATGGAAGGAGAACTTCCGGGTAGTAAAGGTCTGGAAATTGCCAGAATCATTGAAGAACATCACTTGGCAGCAGTGGTTTTAGTAACTTCCTTTAGCCACCGAGAGTTACTTGAAGAGGCAAAGGTATCCTCTGTACTTGGTTTTATAATTAAACCCGTGGATGATATCAATTTAATTGTCACTTTGGAAATGGCCCTGGCTACTTTTAAAAGAATGGTAAGAATGGAAGAGGAAAACAAAAAATTAAAGAAAAAGCTTGAGGAAAAACGTTTAGTCGAGCAAGCCAAACGTCTATTAATCGAGAAAAAAGGATTTAATGAACAGACAGCCCATCGGTATATGCAAAAGGTAAGTATGGACCGTTGTTGTTCACTGGCAAAGGTGGCGCAATTGGTAATTTCGTCCCTTAACAGGTAG
- the asnB gene encoding asparagine synthase (glutamine-hydrolyzing), with translation MCGITGWIDKDIQFPRDHSILKAMTATLFNRGPDSEGYWFSSRVALGHRRLAVVDPEGGAQPMVRMIGNKTYVIVYNGELYNTPELRRELLYRGYTFQGHSDTEVLLTSYIEWGPRCVNKFNGIFAFGIWDEVEQTLFMARDRLGVKPLFYAKRSTAFIFGSELKALLSHPLVKPEVAADGLAEIFALGPARTPGHGVFKDVHELRPGYTLTFKDDCIHIQRYWQLISQPHEDDLQKTTNKVRELLEDSITRQLVADVPVCTFLSGGLDSSAISAFASKAYGDQGLEGLVTYSVDYVDNDRYFKPSIFQPNSDAPWVKRMSQFLNSKHHYVTVDTPKLIESLRIAMRARDLPGMADVDSSLYLFCQEIKRAATVALSGECADEIFGGYPWFHREEDLKAGIFPWSQFMDDRTQLLRPEIVDYINPKAYATARYQETLGEVPLLAGEDPAETRRREMFYLNFIWFMQTLLDRKDRMSMATGLEVRVPFCDHRIVEYVWNVPWSMKNFNGREKGLLRLALAGILPEDVLERRKSPYPKTHNPAYLVAVRNLLRDILKDPSSPLLQIVNVDFLRSMVELEGDSFSRPWFGQLMTGPQLLAYLYQVNIWLKEYKVVIK, from the coding sequence ATGTGTGGAATCACTGGTTGGATTGACAAAGACATTCAATTTCCCCGGGATCATTCTATCCTTAAAGCCATGACGGCTACTCTTTTTAATCGTGGTCCAGATTCTGAAGGTTATTGGTTCTCTTCCAGAGTTGCCCTTGGCCACCGACGCCTTGCAGTTGTGGACCCTGAGGGCGGTGCCCAGCCTATGGTTCGTATGATTGGTAATAAGACCTATGTAATTGTTTACAATGGTGAGCTTTACAATACACCAGAATTACGCCGTGAATTGTTATACAGGGGTTATACCTTCCAAGGACATTCCGATACAGAAGTATTGCTCACATCCTACATTGAGTGGGGGCCTCGGTGCGTAAACAAGTTTAATGGTATCTTTGCCTTTGGCATATGGGACGAAGTAGAACAAACCCTGTTTATGGCCCGGGACCGCCTGGGTGTAAAACCCTTATTTTATGCCAAAAGGTCCACTGCCTTTATCTTTGGCAGTGAGTTAAAAGCCCTACTGTCACACCCCTTAGTAAAACCAGAGGTGGCAGCGGATGGACTGGCAGAAATTTTTGCCCTGGGACCCGCCCGTACCCCAGGTCATGGTGTATTCAAGGATGTTCATGAGCTACGACCCGGCTACACTCTGACCTTTAAGGATGATTGTATTCATATCCAACGTTATTGGCAATTAATTAGTCAGCCCCATGAAGATGATCTCCAAAAAACAACGAACAAGGTTCGAGAATTACTGGAGGATTCCATTACGCGTCAGTTGGTAGCAGATGTGCCGGTGTGCACCTTTTTATCCGGCGGGCTGGATTCCAGTGCAATCTCTGCTTTTGCGTCCAAAGCCTATGGCGACCAAGGTTTAGAAGGTTTGGTTACCTATTCAGTTGACTATGTTGATAATGATCGCTACTTCAAACCCAGTATTTTTCAACCAAACTCCGATGCACCCTGGGTAAAACGTATGTCCCAATTTCTAAATTCTAAGCATCATTATGTAACGGTGGATACACCCAAGCTTATTGAATCCTTACGAATTGCTATGCGGGCCCGGGACCTGCCGGGGATGGCCGATGTGGATTCATCCCTCTATCTTTTCTGCCAAGAAATAAAGAGGGCTGCTACAGTGGCCCTGTCCGGTGAATGTGCCGATGAAATCTTTGGCGGCTATCCCTGGTTCCACCGGGAAGAGGATTTAAAGGCGGGTATCTTTCCCTGGTCTCAATTTATGGATGACCGAACCCAACTGCTTCGACCAGAGATAGTGGATTATATTAATCCCAAAGCCTACGCAACTGCCCGTTATCAAGAAACCTTAGGGGAGGTACCCCTTCTGGCTGGTGAAGACCCGGCAGAAACAAGAAGACGGGAAATGTTCTATTTAAACTTTATTTGGTTTATGCAAACGTTATTGGATCGTAAGGATCGCATGAGCATGGCCACAGGACTGGAAGTTCGAGTTCCTTTCTGTGATCATAGAATTGTCGAGTATGTTTGGAATGTCCCCTGGTCTATGAAAAACTTTAACGGCAGGGAAAAGGGGTTACTTCGTTTAGCCTTAGCCGGTATACTGCCTGAGGATGTGCTGGAACGGCGCAAGAGTCCCTATCCGAAAACCCATAACCCAGCGTACCTTGTGGCCGTAAGAAACCTACTTAGGGACATTCTAAAGGACCCCTCTTCACCTCTACTTCAGATTGTTAACGTTGATTTTCTTCGTTCTATGGTTGAATTAGAGGGGGATAGCTTCAGTAGACCCTGGTTTGGCCAACTCATGACGGGACCACAATTATTAGCTTATTTATATCAAGTAAACATTTGGCTAAAGGAATACAAGGTTGTGATTAAGTAA
- a CDS encoding Fe-only nitrogenase accessory AnfO family protein, with the protein MTKEIAVYVGNNGETISLYQNGKVMVYLRDKGQWQIAREKDFSLGDNFNIKALREQMNELVDFIGPCKTFVGLSVTGIPYFALEKSNCSVWEFEGNPVNFLDYILTKEEEPKKSIRGDAVSPPVPVETFSGCYRISIKEIQEQSLSITSKQALLPFIRKGNFYSLEVLCNHIPPWLEREILFKGFESSSEVIGKNEIKVYITKKCCC; encoded by the coding sequence ATGACCAAAGAAATAGCAGTCTATGTGGGCAATAACGGAGAGACCATCAGCCTTTATCAAAATGGTAAAGTTATGGTCTATCTAAGAGATAAGGGCCAGTGGCAGATAGCTAGAGAAAAGGATTTTTCTTTGGGGGATAATTTTAATATTAAAGCCTTAAGGGAACAGATGAATGAGTTGGTTGACTTCATAGGACCCTGTAAAACCTTTGTAGGCCTTTCCGTTACTGGGATACCCTACTTTGCTTTGGAAAAATCCAACTGCAGTGTTTGGGAATTCGAGGGTAATCCAGTGAACTTTCTGGATTATATACTAACCAAGGAAGAAGAACCAAAGAAAAGTATACGGGGGGATGCGGTAAGCCCACCTGTTCCAGTGGAGACTTTCAGCGGCTGTTACCGGATCTCCATCAAGGAAATACAAGAACAATCTCTGAGCATTACTTCTAAACAGGCCTTGCTACCCTTTATTCGTAAGGGAAATTTTTACTCCTTAGAGGTGCTCTGCAATCACATCCCACCTTGGTTGGAAAGAGAAATTCTTTTCAAAGGCTTCGAGAGCAGTTCCGAAGTCATCGGTAAAAATGAAATTAAGGTGTATATTACAAAAAAATGCTGTTGTTAA
- the nifB gene encoding nitrogenase cofactor biosynthesis protein NifB gives MEQTSKHPCYSREAHHKYARMHLPVAPQCNIGCNYCNRKYDCTNESRPGVTSQVITPILAQQKFIVVKEKFPNLSVVGIAGPGDALANWESTREAIERIKASNPEMIFCLSTNGLMLPHYAPEIVKLGIKHVTVTMNTVNPETGAKIYQFVHYQGKKYTGIEGAKILLQNQLTGIQYLAGQGVLVKVNIVMIKGINDQEISEVVKKVKQLGAFMSNIMPLIPVEGTVFAKLPSTNMKELNQMRDLCQIDLQQMRHCKQCRADAIGLLSDDRSREFDAVSPNLI, from the coding sequence ATGGAGCAAACCAGCAAGCACCCTTGCTATTCCAGGGAAGCTCATCATAAGTATGCCCGCATGCATCTGCCGGTGGCTCCCCAATGCAATATCGGCTGCAATTACTGTAACCGCAAATATGATTGCACCAATGAAAGCAGACCAGGGGTTACCAGCCAGGTGATAACACCTATATTGGCTCAACAAAAATTTATTGTGGTTAAAGAGAAATTTCCCAATCTGAGTGTGGTAGGGATTGCCGGACCGGGCGATGCCCTGGCCAATTGGGAAAGTACACGGGAAGCCATTGAACGTATCAAAGCATCAAATCCAGAGATGATCTTTTGCCTATCAACCAATGGATTAATGTTGCCCCATTATGCTCCGGAAATCGTTAAGCTGGGTATCAAGCATGTAACCGTGACGATGAATACTGTAAACCCAGAAACGGGGGCAAAAATTTACCAATTTGTTCATTACCAAGGGAAAAAATATACTGGCATTGAAGGGGCCAAGATTTTATTGCAAAATCAATTAACGGGTATCCAGTATCTGGCTGGGCAGGGTGTTTTGGTTAAAGTCAACATTGTTATGATTAAAGGCATCAATGACCAGGAGATTTCCGAGGTAGTCAAAAAAGTTAAACAACTGGGGGCCTTTATGAGCAATATTATGCCACTTATTCCAGTGGAAGGCACTGTTTTTGCCAAGCTCCCCTCAACAAATATGAAGGAACTCAATCAAATGAGGGATCTGTGCCAGATTGATTTGCAACAAATGCGTCATTGCAAGCAGTGTCGGGCCGATGCCATTGGTCTGCTAAGTGATGACCGATCCCGAGAGTTTGATGCCGTAAGTCCTAATCTTATTTAA
- a CDS encoding nitrogenase component 1, which translates to MDRGKSGANFRDVNENPCNMCMPMGGILVLKGLEHCMVIIHGSQGCATYMRRHMAEHFNEPVDVASSSLNEKGTIYGGEQNLKKGLDNIIKAYQPKVIGILTTCLAETIGEDIGRISQEYLTERDYGDLTVITVNTPGYGGTHSEGYWLTLKKIVAKLARKTETHNKINVIVPNISPADIREIKRVLQLMQMEYILLPDFSDTMDRPYERPYKKMPEGGTKLADIAAMGGAVATIQLGLTVDDSMSPGKYLEKEFGVPLYNLPLPMGIENTDLFMNVLQELSGNPLPTCLEQERGRLLDCMIDSHKYNGQGRSVIYGEPENVYGVVKTCIENGIHPVVVATGSKNLKLAQLLDECLANAPIECTVLTETDFTTIRLKSRGKANIAIGSSDGKYLTEREGIPLVRYGFPILDRTGGQRLLSICYAGTTMFLDRVTNTLLENKHKNYRDSMYQMFYQGEQEGQELSTESCGEQHVMLMQSN; encoded by the coding sequence ATGGATAGGGGAAAAAGTGGAGCGAATTTCCGAGATGTCAATGAAAACCCATGTAATATGTGTATGCCCATGGGTGGCATCCTGGTCTTAAAGGGTTTAGAGCATTGTATGGTGATTATTCATGGTTCCCAGGGCTGCGCCACTTACATGAGGCGGCATATGGCAGAGCATTTTAATGAACCCGTCGATGTAGCCTCTTCCTCCTTAAATGAAAAAGGCACCATTTATGGAGGAGAACAAAATTTAAAAAAAGGTCTGGACAATATCATCAAAGCCTACCAGCCCAAGGTGATCGGCATCCTGACAACTTGTTTGGCAGAAACCATTGGCGAAGATATTGGCAGGATCAGTCAAGAGTATTTAACAGAAAGAGACTATGGGGACTTAACGGTGATAACAGTCAACACACCCGGTTACGGTGGCACTCACAGTGAAGGATACTGGTTAACACTGAAAAAAATTGTTGCTAAACTAGCCCGTAAAACAGAAACTCATAACAAAATAAATGTCATAGTTCCCAACATTAGCCCGGCAGATATCCGGGAGATCAAGCGTGTTCTACAACTGATGCAGATGGAATACATCTTGTTACCCGATTTTTCTGATACCATGGACCGCCCCTATGAAAGACCTTATAAAAAAATGCCTGAAGGAGGCACTAAATTAGCCGATATTGCAGCCATGGGTGGAGCTGTTGCTACCATCCAACTGGGTCTCACGGTGGATGACAGTATGTCACCAGGAAAATACTTAGAAAAGGAGTTTGGTGTACCGCTTTATAATTTACCCCTGCCCATGGGAATTGAAAACACCGATTTATTTATGAATGTATTGCAAGAGTTATCGGGCAACCCTTTGCCAACTTGCTTGGAGCAGGAAAGGGGCAGGCTTCTGGATTGTATGATTGATTCTCACAAGTACAATGGTCAGGGACGCAGTGTTATCTATGGAGAACCTGAAAATGTCTATGGTGTTGTGAAAACTTGCATCGAGAATGGCATTCACCCTGTGGTGGTGGCGACCGGCAGTAAAAACCTAAAACTTGCCCAGTTGCTGGATGAATGTTTAGCCAATGCTCCAATAGAATGTACCGTCTTAACGGAGACCGATTTTACTACTATTCGACTAAAAAGCAGGGGAAAGGCCAACATTGCCATCGGTTCCTCAGATGGCAAGTATCTTACTGAAAGGGAGGGAATTCCCTTGGTTCGATACGGATTTCCCATTCTTGATCGGACAGGAGGGCAGCGCCTACTATCAATTTGCTATGCAGGTACTACCATGTTCTTAGACCGGGTAACTAATACCCTGCTAGAAAATAAACATAAAAATTATCGGGATTCCATGTACCAAATGTTCTATCAAGGGGAGCAAGAAGGTCAGGAATTATCTACAGAAAGTTGTGGTGAACAGCATGTCATGCTTATGCAATCAAACTAA
- the nifE gene encoding nitrogenase iron-molybdenum cofactor biosynthesis protein NifE, translating into MDVREAVLQDTVFQEREDSIITKGKQKKQLKCDTDSVAGCVSQRACVYCGARVVLNPVTDAIHLVHGPIGCASYTWDIRGSLSSGSDLYRNSFSTDLKEQDVIFGGEKKLARAIDELVEKHPAKVVFVYATCIVGVIGDDLEAVCKAAADKHQIEVIPVQSSGFAGNKSAGYRAACDALLRLIQRDNAKVAQKKNTLNYLGDFNLAGEVWIIKNYLKEIGVNVNVAFTGDSKYQALKNATHASVNIIQCAGSMIYMAERMKELYKIPYFNISFLGLQDTTASLRKIAVFFGDEDMMSQVEKLVQRETVRVEPELEWYRQRLQGKKAAIYVGGGFKAISLVKQFREIGIDVVMIGTQTGRKEEYETINDLVDDGTIILDDANPTELEKFMVDKGAHLLVGGVKERPLAYKLGVAFIDHNHDRKHPLSGFVGAVNLAKEVYTTLCSPVWKYV; encoded by the coding sequence ATGGATGTGCGGGAAGCAGTATTGCAGGATACGGTTTTTCAAGAAAGGGAAGATTCCATCATCACCAAGGGAAAACAGAAGAAACAACTGAAGTGTGACACAGACAGTGTTGCCGGTTGTGTCAGCCAGCGAGCCTGTGTTTACTGTGGGGCCAGGGTTGTTCTAAACCCGGTTACTGATGCCATCCATCTGGTTCATGGTCCTATTGGCTGTGCCAGCTATACCTGGGATATCCGGGGGAGTCTCAGCAGTGGATCTGACTTGTACAGGAACAGTTTCTCCACTGATCTGAAAGAACAGGATGTCATTTTCGGTGGTGAAAAGAAATTAGCTCGGGCCATTGATGAATTGGTTGAAAAGCATCCTGCCAAAGTAGTTTTTGTCTATGCCACCTGCATTGTCGGGGTGATTGGGGATGATCTGGAAGCCGTCTGTAAGGCTGCTGCTGATAAACACCAAATTGAGGTGATTCCGGTGCAGTCCAGCGGCTTTGCCGGAAATAAATCGGCAGGGTACCGGGCCGCCTGTGATGCGTTACTTCGACTTATTCAAAGGGATAATGCCAAAGTTGCCCAGAAAAAAAATACGCTGAATTATCTAGGTGATTTCAACCTGGCCGGAGAGGTATGGATTATAAAAAACTACCTCAAGGAAATTGGGGTTAACGTAAATGTGGCCTTTACCGGCGACTCAAAATATCAGGCATTAAAAAATGCCACCCATGCATCTGTGAATATCATTCAGTGTGCTGGCTCTATGATCTATATGGCTGAACGAATGAAGGAACTTTATAAGATTCCCTACTTTAATATTTCGTTCTTGGGTCTGCAGGATACGACCGCTTCCCTGCGAAAGATTGCTGTTTTTTTTGGCGATGAAGATATGATGTCCCAAGTAGAAAAGTTGGTGCAGCGGGAAACAGTTCGGGTTGAGCCCGAGTTAGAGTGGTATCGACAAAGGTTGCAAGGTAAAAAAGCCGCTATTTACGTAGGGGGAGGGTTTAAGGCTATCTCCCTGGTCAAACAGTTTAGAGAAATTGGTATTGATGTTGTCATGATCGGAACGCAAACCGGACGAAAGGAAGAATACGAAACCATTAATGATCTGGTGGATGACGGAACCATTATTTTGGATGATGCGAATCCGACAGAATTAGAAAAGTTTATGGTGGATAAGGGAGCTCACCTGTTGGTGGGAGGCGTTAAAGAAAGACCTTTGGCTTACAAATTGGGTGTTGCCTTTATTGACCATAATCATGACCGAAAGCATCCCTTGAGTGGTTTTGTGGGAGCAGTAAACCTAGCCAAAGAGGTTTATACCACCCTTTGTTCACCAGTCTGGAAATATGTATAA
- the nifK gene encoding nitrogenase molybdenum-iron protein subunit beta, producing the protein MLDCTPKEIRKRTGGMINPAKTCQPIGAMYAALGIHRCLPHSHGSQGCCSYHRMHLSRHFRDPIMASTSSFTEGASVFGGGANLKTAIKNVFAIYNPDIMAVHTTCLSETIGDDLPTFIRTSEVPEGKLVIHANTPSYQGSHVTGFSNMTKGMVNYLSEASLETKKEQANVIPGFVNPGDMREIKRIVKTMGIPFIMFPDTTGVVDTPMTGKYEMFPKGGTTVPELIDTGNSKVTLALGSYASSDAANQLDRKCQVPAVTLKTPIGIKATDEFLMALMNKFTVDVPYELEEERGQLVDIMTDTHFHFHGKKVAIFGDPDIVIAMTEFVLSLGMIPIHVLTGTPGSGGAIGTMVGNFEDEVKSMLKDAGVEGRVKAAGDLFELHQWIKNEPVDLLIGNTYGKYIARAEDIPLVRLGFPILDRSVHSYLPVVGYKGAMRLLEMISNALLERQDRDAKDEDFELVM; encoded by the coding sequence ATGCTAGATTGCACACCGAAAGAAATTAGAAAACGTACTGGCGGCATGATTAACCCGGCTAAAACTTGTCAGCCCATTGGAGCCATGTATGCTGCGCTGGGCATCCACAGGTGCTTGCCCCACAGCCACGGTTCCCAGGGATGTTGCTCCTATCACCGTATGCACCTGTCCCGGCATTTTCGTGATCCCATTATGGCTTCGACCAGTTCCTTTACCGAAGGTGCCTCTGTATTTGGTGGCGGTGCCAACTTAAAAACAGCCATAAAAAACGTATTTGCCATCTATAATCCAGATATTATGGCAGTGCATACGACCTGTCTATCCGAAACCATTGGGGATGATTTGCCAACCTTTATTCGGACATCGGAAGTCCCCGAGGGTAAACTGGTTATTCATGCTAATACACCCAGTTATCAAGGTTCCCACGTAACAGGCTTTTCCAATATGACGAAGGGTATGGTCAACTACCTATCTGAAGCTTCTCTGGAAACAAAAAAAGAACAGGCTAATGTAATTCCAGGTTTTGTTAACCCTGGGGACATGAGAGAAATTAAAAGAATTGTCAAGACCATGGGGATTCCGTTTATTATGTTCCCAGATACTACCGGGGTTGTGGATACCCCGATGACCGGTAAATATGAAATGTTTCCCAAGGGTGGAACCACCGTACCGGAACTCATTGATACAGGGAATTCTAAAGTAACCCTAGCCTTGGGTAGCTATGCTTCATCCGATGCTGCCAACCAGTTGGATAGAAAATGCCAGGTTCCTGCGGTAACCCTGAAGACACCCATTGGCATCAAGGCCACTGACGAGTTTTTAATGGCATTAATGAACAAGTTTACTGTAGATGTTCCCTATGAATTGGAAGAGGAGCGGGGACAGTTGGTGGACATCATGACCGATACCCATTTCCACTTCCACGGCAAAAAAGTTGCCATCTTTGGCGATCCAGATATTGTTATTGCCATGACCGAATTTGTCTTAAGCTTGGGCATGATACCCATCCATGTATTAACGGGTACTCCTGGTAGCGGGGGGGCCATTGGTACTATGGTAGGAAACTTTGAGGATGAAGTGAAGAGCATGTTAAAAGATGCTGGTGTAGAAGGAAGAGTAAAGGCAGCGGGTGACCTTTTTGAATTGCACCAATGGATCAAGAATGAACCCGTTGATCTTTTGATTGGCAATACCTATGGCAAATATATTGCCAGGGCGGAAGATATTCCACTGGTTCGTCTGGGCTTCCCCATTCTGGACAGAAGTGTACACTCTTACCTGCCGGTGGTAGGTTACAAAGGCGCCATGCGCTTGCTTGAAATGATCAGCAATGCGTTGCTGGAGCGGCAAGACAGAGATGCCAAGGATGAAGATTTTGAGTTGGTAATGTAA
- the nifD gene encoding nitrogenase molybdenum-iron protein alpha chain, which translates to MAIDEKKLEEIFSQYPAKVKRNRKKHIVIRDPEQARQEIEANTRTVPGIITNRGCAYAGCKGVVLGPLKDIVHITHGPIGCGYYSWLTRRNKAVSEDPKKNFLTYCVSTDMQESDIVFGGEKKLARMIDDVVEIFKPNAITVSATCPVGLIGDDLNAVAKAAEEKHGVPVMAFNCEGYKGVSQSAGHHIANNILMDRVIGQGDWEESPGKYPINMLGEYNIGGDSWEVERVLKEIGYTVISVMTGDGSYKDLKNAHVAELNLVQCHRSINYIAEMLETKYGTPWLKVNFIGIQSTIDTLRNMALYFGDPELIRKTEEVIARELAEIEPVIDQYKKICEGKTAFCFVGGSRGHHYQGLFAELGIETVLAGYEFAHRDDYEGREIIPEIKLDADTKNIPNLQVEPDQRRFKLKISPERMEELKKQIPLSYYKGMNVEMKEGHVIVDDLNHYETEEFIKLLKPDIFASGIKDKYIVQKMGIPAKQLHSYDYSGPYAGFKGAVKFAEDVAMGFVSPTWNFTTPPWKNKPIIEGTIEEGGCSKC; encoded by the coding sequence GTGGCCATTGATGAAAAAAAGCTGGAGGAGATTTTTAGTCAATACCCGGCAAAAGTAAAGAGAAATCGTAAGAAACATATTGTCATTAGGGATCCGGAGCAGGCCCGTCAAGAAATCGAGGCTAACACTAGAACCGTTCCAGGAATTATTACCAACCGCGGCTGTGCCTATGCTGGATGTAAAGGTGTTGTGTTGGGTCCGCTGAAAGACATTGTGCACATCACCCATGGACCCATTGGTTGTGGTTACTATTCATGGTTAACCCGACGCAACAAAGCAGTATCCGAGGACCCCAAGAAGAATTTCCTTACTTACTGCGTTTCTACCGATATGCAGGAAAGTGATATTGTCTTTGGTGGGGAGAAAAAGCTGGCTAGAATGATTGATGATGTTGTGGAGATCTTTAAGCCCAATGCCATTACCGTCTCAGCCACCTGCCCGGTGGGGCTGATTGGGGATGACTTGAACGCCGTGGCCAAGGCAGCTGAAGAAAAACATGGTGTTCCGGTGATGGCCTTTAACTGTGAAGGTTACAAAGGTGTTAGCCAGTCAGCGGGTCATCATATTGCCAACAATATTTTGATGGATAGGGTCATCGGCCAGGGAGATTGGGAAGAATCTCCTGGCAAGTATCCCATTAACATGCTGGGAGAATACAACATCGGTGGCGATAGTTGGGAGGTTGAGCGAGTACTAAAAGAAATCGGCTACACCGTTATTTCGGTAATGACCGGTGATGGCTCCTATAAAGATTTAAAAAATGCCCATGTGGCTGAGTTAAACCTGGTTCAGTGCCATCGTTCGATCAATTATATTGCAGAAATGCTGGAAACCAAATATGGTACACCCTGGTTGAAAGTAAACTTTATTGGGATTCAGTCTACCATTGATACCCTGAGAAATATGGCCCTTTATTTCGGTGATCCAGAATTAATCCGCAAGACCGAAGAGGTCATTGCCAGGGAACTGGCGGAAATTGAGCCGGTCATTGATCAATACAAAAAAATATGTGAAGGAAAGACTGCCTTTTGCTTCGTGGGGGGCTCCAGAGGTCACCATTATCAGGGGTTGTTTGCAGAACTTGGGATCGAAACCGTTCTGGCAGGTTATGAGTTTGCTCACAGGGATGATTACGAGGGCAGAGAGATCATCCCTGAAATCAAATTGGATGCAGATACTAAAAACATTCCTAACCTGCAGGTAGAACCGGATCAGAGAAGATTTAAGCTAAAAATCTCACCGGAACGGATGGAAGAACTGAAAAAACAAATTCCTTTGAGTTATTACAAAGGAATGAATGTGGAGATGAAGGAAGGCCATGTCATTGTAGATGACCTGAATCACTATGAAACCGAAGAATTTATCAAACTGTTAAAGCCGGATATCTTTGCGTCTGGTATTAAAGATAAATATATTGTACAAAAAATGGGCATTCCGGCTAAACAATTACACTCCTATGATTACAGTGGTCCCTATGCAGGCTTTAAGGGTGCAGTGAAATTTGCGGAGGATGTGGCCATGGGTTTTGTTTCACCCACCTGGAATTTTACTACCCCGCCCTGGAAAAACAAACCAATTATAGAAGGAACCATTGAGGAAGGAGGATGCTCAAAATGCTAG
- a CDS encoding P-II family nitrogen regulator — MKEIIAIIRMNKVNVTKKALSEIGVCGLHAMKVMGRGKMKVDFYIINELGNKEEIGGILADGLSEGARLIPKRLLTILVHDDEVEKVVGAIIEVNKEGHKGDGKIFVGPVLGAVRVRTGEQGEIAI; from the coding sequence ATGAAAGAAATCATTGCAATTATTCGGATGAATAAGGTTAATGTTACGAAGAAAGCCCTATCGGAGATTGGTGTTTGCGGTCTGCATGCCATGAAGGTAATGGGAAGGGGAAAAATGAAGGTGGACTTCTATATCATCAATGAGTTAGGAAACAAAGAAGAAATTGGTGGGATTTTAGCCGATGGCTTGTCAGAAGGGGCTCGCTTAATTCCTAAACGCCTGTTAACCATATTGGTCCATGATGATGAAGTGGAAAAGGTTGTAGGTGCCATTATTGAGGTCAATAAGGAAGGCCACAAAGGAGATGGCAAAATCTTCGTAGGACCAGTCTTGGGTGCTGTTCGAGTGAGAACCGGCGAGCAGGGAGAGATAGCCATTTAA
- a CDS encoding P-II family nitrogen regulator — protein MLMIRAIVRPEKSNIILAELNSAGFPAVTKMDVVGRGKQRGVKVGEVVYDEIPKEMLMLVVQEEKDKDDVISIVSKYAKTGKKGAFGDGKIFVTPVEEAYTISSGTKGL, from the coding sequence ATGTTAATGATCAGAGCAATCGTTAGACCAGAAAAGTCTAATATTATCTTAGCGGAGTTAAACAGTGCCGGATTTCCTGCCGTAACGAAAATGGATGTGGTTGGCCGTGGTAAGCAGCGGGGTGTAAAGGTTGGGGAAGTTGTCTACGACGAAATTCCCAAGGAAATGTTGATGCTGGTGGTTCAGGAGGAAAAGGATAAGGATGATGTTATCAGTATCGTATCCAAGTATGCCAAAACCGGCAAAAAAGGAGCCTTCGGAGACGGTAAAATTTTTGTTACCCCTGTGGAGGAAGCTTATACCATTAGCAGTGGCACAAAAGGCCTGTAG